One Deltaproteobacteria bacterium genomic window, TCAATGATGAGCAGGGCCGAGGCCGATTCGATGGCCGGGGTGAAATTGACGGCCCAGACGCCGCTGGCCTGGAAGTTGAACGTGGCCCGAGATATGGCCGCGGTGGCCTTCTGACTCAGGGTGACCGTCTTGGCCGAGGTGTCCACGCCGGTGATGGTCGTGCCCGAGGGGATGATCGTGGCGTTGGTGACGCAGGTGACGATCTGGCCGGGAGCGAGCTGGGGCACCAGGCCGGCGTCCATGTTGCGGATGACGTTCAAGCTGTCGGCCTGGATGTCGCCGGGTCCGCCAGCCGCCGGAATGGACACGTTGTACTTGCCTTTCAGTCCGAACAGGCCAGTTCCCTTGTTCAGACCGTCCAGGGCGTTCTGCATGTCCCCGGCCGAGATGCTCCAGGATAAGGCATTGGTCGTGTCCCCGCTTTGCCCGTCCTGGAGGGTGAAGGTCCCGCCGCTCGGCCCGCCGTTGTTCCCGCCGGCCATGAAGGCGTTGTAGTAAGCCCACATGTCCTTGGCGATGGTCTCGTCGGTCTGGAACTTGCCCGGGGTCCAGGTCACGGCCGCATTGGCCAGGCTTTGGGCCCGGGGGTCGCCGAAATTCAGGGTCGTCCCATAGGCCTTGACCGTGGGGTTGGGCAAACCGCCATTGAAGGTGTAGTACTGGGACTGGGTGGCCTGGGTGTAGGGCACGAACTCGAAGTCGATCTCGTTCCAGCGCCAGTTCTGGGCCACGTCGGGCAGGTTCTTGGTCGCTGGCTCGTTGGCGTAGAGCCAGAAGGTGGAGCAGACCGGGGCGTCCGCGGCCTGGAACTCGCAGACGAACATGCCGTAGCCGAAGGAGCGGTTGGTGACCATCTGGGCCGAGAGATAGTCCCCGTAGCGGTCGTACTTGGGCAGGGGACAGGCCTCTTCCTCGAGACCGAACGAGGATGAACTGGATTGTTCGTTGCAGCCTGACGACAGCAGAATGCTGGCCAGGGCGAGACTGACGAGTATCGCCCGGAGGCTCCATTGGGCCATTATTTTTGGATACTTCGAGTCCACGGGATCTCCTCAAACGGGTTCGCGTTTGGCTTCAGGGTGTCAGGGCCGGGGTTTTTGAATCATTCATGCAATCCGGATTTTTTCAAGGCCGAAAACCTCATCGGTCGCAGCTCGTTCCCCAATCGCATTTTCCCGAAGACCATGGATAGGGACAGGGATAGGCCGTTGGCCCGGGAACCGTGCTCTGGTCCATGGAATTGTAGTCACAATTACCGGTCGGGCAGAGCTGCTGGCAGTACCAGATCGCTCCGGCCAGGTAGTCTGGAATGGGTATCTGGCGAGTCCGGGCAAGAGAGCCGCCACCCTGCCCGTCAAAGGTCGTTGTCCCGTAGACAAAGGCCTGTTCCGGGGACATGCCCCGGTGCTTGAGGAGATACGAGGTGGCTACCTCGCCGGTGCGATCGGCTCCGGCCGAACAATGGAAGTAGATGACATAGGGGTTGTTCCCGGTTTCTTCGGTCATCAAGGTTGAAATCCAGTCGACCAAGCCTCCGAGATCGCTTTGTTCGGCGCCGGCAGCGAACGGCCGCATATACCACCAGCGGAATTGGCCGGTGACCGTGGAATTGGTGTTCTTGGGCGAGGGCAAGGGAAGGAAACTATCAGCCGGAACGGTGGCGTTGGACGGCGGGACCGTTCCATTGCCCCCGAAAAATCTGTACTCGGCCATGAGCATTGGTCCTTCGCCGGTGTCGTTGATCAGACTGATGTCCACGAAGCGAAATGTGCTCGGAAACGTAGATTTATCGCTGAGTTGGGTCTTGTACAGATTCATGAGGGTGGCCATGAGATTGTCGTAGTCGAAGTGATAATTTCCCTGGCTGTCCGTCACGCATGGCTCAGAACCTCGAAAGAGAAGGTTGCCGTTTTTCTGGTCCAAGAGATAGGCTCGTGGGTAGCTGCTGATGGAGGTGTCGTTGGGCACGCACCCCGGACCGAAACGCCGGTTCGTGGGCGAAGCGGGCATGACCTTTCGGGCCAGGCAGATGTCGAGAGTGTCGGCGTCGGGGCCATCACAGGGTGCGGCATAGTCCCATCCCTCGTCTGTGACCTGGACGACTGCGGGGAAAGGCACCTTGAAAAAGGCGTTTTCGACAACGACCTTCCAGATCGATCCGTTGGGCAGAACCAGACATTGGGGTACGGTGCCATTGACCGTAGTTCCCTTGGGGCAGACATTGGTGCCGTTCTCTTCGCAGGAGTAAAAAGTTATCAGTGTGTCGTCATAGAATGTCTGGTTCTGGTCCGGCGCAAAATAGGGACATTGATGGGCCGGGGCGATAAAAAAACAATTGGCCGTTTCCGGCTGCTGGCTGCAGGCACAGGTCGAGGGCTGGCCGCAGGAGGCGTTCGTGCCGGTGACGTCGGTATGACTGAAATCAGTATCCCTGATGTTGGCCCCTTGAAGATTGGTGTTGGACAAGTCGGAGTAGGACAGATCGGCCCCGGACAGGTCAGAGCAGCTCAGATCGGCCCCGGACAGGTTGTGGAACCGGAAATCGGTTCCGGCCATGTTCTGATTCGGGCAGTCATAGCCGATAACGGTCGTTTGTCCCGGACGGATGAACAGGGCTCGATTCGTTTCCCTGATCGCTCCATGCTCGATATCAAAGACATGTACGCCGGCCTCGAGGTCGACCGTCGCCCTGGGAGCAGTCTTGCTGAGAGAAAACAACCGTTCTCCACTTGGAGCGACCAGGGAAACGGAAATCTCCTGGCCGTCGGGAAGAACAAGGCTGAACTCCCGATCCACGGACCGGGCGAATCGATAGGGGATGAGATCTTGGCCAACACCGCCGGTATCGCCTTCCAGCGGGCCGGTATGTTCCGGGTGCTCCAGAAAAACAGCCACGACATGGTCCTCGCTGGCGGCCAGATCAGTGTCGGCGGCCAACTGGCGTTCATGGAGAAAACGCATGTGGTTCCTTGATGAACTTCCGCTTTCGTTGCAGCCGAACACTCCCAGAACGCTCAACAGAACCAAAAGAAGGACCTTTTTCATTTCCGCCTCCAGCTTGAAGGGATACCAGAATTGACAACGATTATTGTAATCCCTGCCGACGGTCAATGGGATTCTTTGGAAAATGGGAGAAAGTCTTCCGCAAGACAGGGCAACGCACCTTGGCAAGGCTTCATGCCCCCTTCGAGGCCGTCTTTCCTGGTGACAAGGGCCTTGCCAGGCCGAACTTTCGAACCCGGTAGCCCATCTGACGAGGTGTAATGCCAAGCAAGGTCGCCGCCCGGCTCTGGATCCATCCCGCTCGATCCAAGGCGGCCAGGACTTCGGCCCGTTCGACCTCGGCCAGGGTCGTGCCCGCCCGGGATCGGGTCTCCGGGACGACTGAACCGGCCTCGACATCCCGGCTCCTCTTGAGCAGGGCGTCGATGGCTCCTCCATCGATTCGTTCCTGCTCGGCCATGATTGCCAAACGCTCGACGAGGTTTTCCATTTCCCGAACATTGCCGGGCCAATGATGGTTCACCAGGGATTGAAGCGCCTCCGGGGTCAGGCTCAGGGTTCGAGCATAGTCCTGGGCCGCCTTGTTCAGAAAGTAGTTGAGCAAACCGGGAACGTCCTCCCGGCGCTCGCGCAATGGCGGGACTGTGATGGGAAAAACGCTCAGACGATAGTAGAGGTCGGCCCGGAACTCGCTACGACCCGATAGGTTATGAAGATCGCGGTTGGTGGCGGCTATGACCCGGACATCGACGGTTCTGGTCCGATTGGAGCCCAGCCGCTCGAATTCTCGTTCCTGGAGCACCCTGAGGAACTTGGCCTGGACGGACAAAGGCAGGTCCCCGATCTCGTCCAAGAAGATGGTCCCCCCGTCGGCGTCCTCAAAACGTCCGGCCCTCGTTCCCGAGGCCCCGGTGAATGCTCCCCGTTCGTAGCCGAACAGTTCGCTCTCCAGGAGGTTCTCGGGGATGGAGGCGCAGTTGACCTTGACGAAGGGCCTGGTCTTGCGGTCCGATATTTCATGGATGGTCCTGGCGATGAGGGTCTTGCCGACCCCGGACTCGCCCAGAAGAAGGACCGTGGCCTTGGTCGAAGCCACCCGCTCCATCTGTCGCTGGACTTCCTGCATAGACTGTGACCTGCCCACCAGAAATGGCCCCTTCCCCCCCCGGACCAGCTGACTTCGAAGCTGGACGTTTTCGGCCCGCAGATGTTCCTCCCGGCGCCGGACCTTTTCATTCAGACTGATGAATTGGGCCACAAGAGTGGCCACAACCGAGAGAAACTCCATGTCCTCGGCCACGTCCACATCGTCCAAAAACAGCCGATCCACGTGCAGGACTCCAATGGGCTCACCATTGACCAGAATGGGCACCCCGAGAAAGGAAATCCGGTCCTTGCGGACCCGTCGGGCCCCGGTTCGGTCCAAGAACAGGGGCTCCCGGCTGACGTCCGGAACATAGTAGGGTTTGCCGGTCTCGAAGATCCGTCCGGTGACGCCCTCGCCCAACCGATAGACCCCTCGGCGCTTCTCCTCCGGACTCAGACCATGGGAGGCACAGATATTCAAGAGGCCGGTGGCTGGGTCGTAAAGGGTCACGGCCGCCCGCTGCATGGCCAGCTGCCCGGACAGGATGCGCAGGACGTCTGACAGGCTCTCCTCCAGGTCAAGGGCCCGGTCGATGACCTGGCATACGGCCACCAGGGCGGTCAGCTTGAGGCGGTGGACGGAGGTTGGCATCTCCTGGAAGAAGCAAGAACGATACCTGATTTTTGATAAAATTCGGTATTTTTTTCCTGAAAACGATAGTTTTCTGAACCGAAAATGACAAAATGAAAAAAAAAGTGAAAAGTGATGAACAAAAACGTTCATGGACCCGCCGTCGTCGGACTTTGATCCCATCCTTGAGTTCTGCTTGTCCGGGGCGTAAGAACCTTGGATAAAGTTCGTCCCCAACCGGAGATCCACATGCCAGGCATACGAAAGAGCCTCCTTCAACTCATCTTTTCCGGCTCGTCCATGCGTCGCTGGAACGACAAGCTCCGACCCATCCCTCTTGTGGAAGTGGACAAGCAGGCCCACAAGATGATCGTGGCCTGGGTCCTTTTCCAGCTCAACTCCCGGGGCATGACCGACGACCAAAAGCTCAACCTGGGCCGGGAAATCGTCGAGGGTGGCATCTTCGAGTACCTCTACCGTCTGGTCATCACCGACATCAAGCCGCCCATCTTCTACCAGATCCGGGCCAACCCGGCCCATTACGCCCAATTGACGGACTGGGTCCTCGAACAGCTCCAGCCTCGGCTTCAGCCCCTTGGCCAGGGTTTCTGGTCCCGCATGACGGAGTACGTCCAAAACCCCGACGAGGGCACGACCCTGGGCCGAAGGATCCTGGCCGCGGCCCATATGTTCGCCAGCCGCTGGGAATTCCACCTCATCCGGGACCTAAACAATCAGGACGAGGAGATGGAGGACATCGAGAACAATTTCCGGGAGGGCCTGTCCCGTCACCTGGACCTGTCCGGCATGGACGAACTCATGCGGGCCCCGGACTCGCCCTTGGGCCGGTTCGCCCACCTCTGCGGCCAGCTCCGGTTCCAACAGCGCTGGTCCCAGACGCCCCGCATCCCCGAGACCTCGGTCCTTGGACACATGTTCA contains:
- the nifA gene encoding nif-specific transcriptional activator NifA, whose protein sequence is MPTSVHRLKLTALVAVCQVIDRALDLEESLSDVLRILSGQLAMQRAAVTLYDPATGLLNICASHGLSPEEKRRGVYRLGEGVTGRIFETGKPYYVPDVSREPLFLDRTGARRVRKDRISFLGVPILVNGEPIGVLHVDRLFLDDVDVAEDMEFLSVVATLVAQFISLNEKVRRREEHLRAENVQLRSQLVRGGKGPFLVGRSQSMQEVQRQMERVASTKATVLLLGESGVGKTLIARTIHEISDRKTRPFVKVNCASIPENLLESELFGYERGAFTGASGTRAGRFEDADGGTIFLDEIGDLPLSVQAKFLRVLQEREFERLGSNRTRTVDVRVIAATNRDLHNLSGRSEFRADLYYRLSVFPITVPPLRERREDVPGLLNYFLNKAAQDYARTLSLTPEALQSLVNHHWPGNVREMENLVERLAIMAEQERIDGGAIDALLKRSRDVEAGSVVPETRSRAGTTLAEVERAEVLAALDRAGWIQSRAATLLGITPRQMGYRVRKFGLARPLSPGKTASKGA
- a CDS encoding HD domain-containing protein, with protein sequence MPGIRKSLLQLIFSGSSMRRWNDKLRPIPLVEVDKQAHKMIVAWVLFQLNSRGMTDDQKLNLGREIVEGGIFEYLYRLVITDIKPPIFYQIRANPAHYAQLTDWVLEQLQPRLQPLGQGFWSRMTEYVQNPDEGTTLGRRILAAAHMFASRWEFHLIRDLNNQDEEMEDIENNFREGLSRHLDLSGMDELMRAPDSPLGRFAHLCGQLRFQQRWSQTPRIPETSVLGHMFIVACFAYFFTMTIKGCRARLQNNFFAGLFHDVPELLTRDIISPVKRSVQRIGDLIKEYENRELKRRIFTLLTEGGYELLVERLEYYLGVACGSEFSDTICVDGKGGEVNPAQLDQDYNQDRFDPKDGRLLKVCDNLAAFLEAYNASRNGISNDDLQQAQWKIRSLYQHTELGNGLHIGALLADFD